CCGTTGGCCAACGCCCGCCGGTAGGCCTCTCCCTGCTGCCGCAGTGTTGCGGCGTCCTGGCCGGCCATCAACCGCCGGACCGTGATCAGGTCCCGAAGCGCGTCCCGATCACCCGGGGCGAGCGTCAAGATCTGCAGGTAGGCATCCTGAGCCTCTCGGAGTCGACCGGCGGTCACAAGTTCCCGGGCGGATGCGTGTCGTGGATCGCCATACGTCGAGGTCACAGCGCGATGGCTCGACGATGGACCCATCGCGAGTCGCGTACCAAGAGCGCCCACGAATAGGCCGACAAACAAGACGACCGCATACACCGCGATCTTGTGAATCATCCGGTCAATTACCTCCGGCTAACTTCGATTGATTCTCCGTCCGAGGGTGATTCCTTCATCCGCATGATGCTCGACCCTCATTGAGAGAATGCGAACAGACGTCTGCATGCGCATGTGCGAGCCGTCAGGCGCGTCAGTGGCCTCTGATGAGCTGCCCGAGCGTCAGGACGGCCAGCACCGACGTCAGGATCACCGTCCCCCAGCCGACCAAGTTCGACATGGTCCGGTTCGTGTGGTGACGGAGGACGCGGGGATTGTTGCTCAGGAGCAAGAGCACGACGAAGAGCGGCGGCAGGAGGAATCCGGTGATGACCTGCGACCAGTACATCAGCGTGACCGGGGAGATCCGCAGGAGCGCGATCGCTGCCCCGACGGCGGTGGCCCCGGCGAGAAGGACGTAGAACCCCCGGGCCTGCCAGATCTTCTTGTCCAGCCCCTCCGCCCAGCCGAACAGCTCAGCCAGTCCGTACGCGGCGGACGCCGTCATCACCGGAATGGACATGATTCCACTGACAATGATGCCGAGTGAGAACAGCAGCCCGGCGCCTGCGCCGGCAAGCGGCCGGAGCGATTTTGCCGCGTCGCTCACCGTTTGGATCTCAACGCCCTTGCCGAAGAATACGATGGCCGCGACCAGGATGATGAAGTAGTCCACCAAGTTCGAGTAGAACATGCCGGCGGCGACGTCGACGTTCTGGTCGGCCATATCCTCGACCTTGGCGTGGGCCTCGACCTCCTCGGTCGTCTGCCAGAAAAAGATGTACGGCGTCAGGGTGGCGCCGAGCAGTCCGAGCGCCGCCGTGAGGTACGTCGGCGTGAACTGGACCGGTGGGATGAACGTCGCGCGCAGGACCGCGTCCCAGTGCGGCCGGACGATGAAGCCCGTAATGATGTACAAGATGAACAGTGGCGTCAGCAGCAGCAGAAACCGGCTGATCACCCGGTAGCTCGCGAAGATGAGCGAGTATGCCATCAGGGCGGCCAGCGGGATAATCCACCACTCCCACGCGATCCCCGTGAGCAGCTGAAGGGCGGCCCCGGTGCCTGAGAGATCCGCGCCGACCGTGATGATATTCGCGAGCACGACCGGGCCGACCACCGCCGCCGCGATTCTGGCTCCGTAGGTGCTCCTCAAGATTCGCGCGATGCCGCGCTTGTGGACGCACCCGAGCCGGGTCGCCATCTCCTCGAGGTAATAGAGGATCGGGGTGGACAGGAACATGAGCCACAGGAGCCCCGTCCCCGTCGTGGCGCCTATTTGAATGTAGGTCACGACGCCCGCGGGGTCGTTGTCCGCGGCCCCCGACACGATCCCCGGACCCATGACCTTGAAGAACTGCCGCCACGTGCGCCGGTGATGGCCGTCGTGACGCGTCCCGATGCGCTCCATCTTCATGTCGGCCTCCGGGCTGTACACATTCTGGAACTTTGCTGCAACTCCCGCTCATCCGGTGACGGCGCCGCATCAGAGGATTCGGGTGCGCCCGCGCGAAGAGCGTCCTCGGCCGGTTCTCGGCCCAAGGAGGCCCTCGATGGAGCACGAGACGAACGACGCGCTCGTGGCCCGCGTTCGGAAACTGGAACGATTCATGCGATTGTCCATCCTGGCCTGGATGCTCGCCGCGATCCTGTTCAGTTTGTTGGAGTTCACCCAGTTTGAGCGAAACCGCAACCGGGTGCTGCGGGGAGAAGGGTTGGAGATCGTGGATGCCGCCGGCCATCAGCGCCTGCGGATTGGGATGACTCGAGACGGGGCCTCGGTGCTCCGCCTCTACGATGGGGCCGCACAAGAGCGCCTGGGGCTGTTCGTAGCCCGCAGCGGCGCGTCCGGGCTCGTGCTGTTCGCCGAGGGGGAGCAGCAGCGCGCGTCGCTCACAGTCCTCCCCGCCGGCATGCCGCAGATCCGGCTCAGCGATGACCGCGGGGAGGATCTCTTTGCGGCGCCGTAGGGCCGAAGAGGCACACGGATGCTGCGTGCCCGGGACTGACGATGAGGGGGGCGCACGGCCCCCCGCCCGTTACGCTGTGACCTGCACCGGCTCGCGCAGCCGGCCCCGCACCACGAGGTAGTCCACAAGCGCCGCGTACGGATCGAAGCCGACCACATTCACGGCGTCGGTGACAAAGTTCGAGAGCGCGTTGATGTCGTAATAATAGACCTGGCCGTCCCGGTCGTTGGTCAGGTACTCGACACCCCCCAGGTCGATCCTGGCGGCTCGGGCGATATCCGCGACGGCGCGGGTGATGGGGTCCGGCGGCCGGTATCCCTCGACCCGGAGCGCGACTTTGGGCAACTCGACGGGGCACAGGTCAGCCGATAACGCCAATCCC
This is a stretch of genomic DNA from bacterium. It encodes these proteins:
- a CDS encoding divalent metal cation transporter; this translates as MKMERIGTRHDGHHRRTWRQFFKVMGPGIVSGAADNDPAGVVTYIQIGATTGTGLLWLMFLSTPILYYLEEMATRLGCVHKRGIARILRSTYGARIAAAVVGPVVLANIITVGADLSGTGAALQLLTGIAWEWWIIPLAALMAYSLIFASYRVISRFLLLLTPLFILYIITGFIVRPHWDAVLRATFIPPVQFTPTYLTAALGLLGATLTPYIFFWQTTEEVEAHAKVEDMADQNVDVAAGMFYSNLVDYFIILVAAIVFFGKGVEIQTVSDAAKSLRPLAGAGAGLLFSLGIIVSGIMSIPVMTASAAYGLAELFGWAEGLDKKIWQARGFYVLLAGATAVGAAIALLRISPVTLMYWSQVITGFLLPPLFVVLLLLSNNPRVLRHHTNRTMSNLVGWGTVILTSVLAVLTLGQLIRGH